One Pseudonocardia abyssalis DNA segment encodes these proteins:
- a CDS encoding DUF2304 domain-containing protein: MPDPMIVQLLLLVAVAALLVLFVRNRHGVRVAAGKRVALVLFALVNVYAVIRPDDLTALAQAIGVGRGTDLVLYALVVGFLSVTLNQYLRFQGVDARVTELARTLAVREAEIVNRDRGLLVGPDARAVPVVPGVPDEPGA; encoded by the coding sequence GTGCCTGATCCCATGATTGTCCAACTCCTGCTTCTCGTGGCCGTCGCGGCTCTACTCGTGCTCTTCGTCCGCAACCGGCACGGCGTCCGTGTGGCGGCAGGCAAGCGGGTGGCGCTTGTCTTGTTCGCGCTGGTCAACGTATACGCCGTGATCCGGCCGGACGACCTGACCGCACTCGCTCAGGCAATCGGCGTCGGCCGAGGCACCGATCTGGTGCTCTATGCCCTGGTTGTCGGATTCCTGTCGGTAACGCTCAACCAGTACCTGCGCTTCCAGGGGGTCGACGCCCGCGTCACCGAGCTGGCCCGCACGCTCGCCGTGCGGGAGGCGGAGATCGTCAACCGCGACCGGGGCCTGCTCGTCGGACCCGACGCGAGGGCTGTGCCGGTCGTGCCCGGCGTCCCGGACGAGCCCGGCGCGTGA
- a CDS encoding glycosyltransferase family 2 protein has translation MEPLARQYDDVWLVIPVYNEETVIQAVVKDAMTVFPHVVCVDDGSPDGSASAIAASEAHLVRHPINLGQGAALQTGIAYARARAGARYFVTFDADGQHRVEDAAEMVELARTGAADVVLGSRFLDEDTSSVPWVKRIVLRVVAALSPAARRLKLTDAHNGLRVLTRPVADDLRITMNGMAHASQIVSYLARSDWRVAEHPVTIRYTDYSRSKGQSLVNGVNILFDLGVRQRGA, from the coding sequence ATGGAACCGCTCGCCCGCCAGTACGACGATGTGTGGCTCGTCATCCCCGTCTACAACGAGGAGACCGTGATTCAAGCGGTCGTCAAGGACGCGATGACTGTCTTCCCCCATGTGGTCTGCGTCGACGATGGCAGCCCCGACGGCTCCGCTTCCGCTATCGCAGCGAGCGAGGCGCACCTGGTGCGGCACCCGATCAACCTCGGCCAGGGCGCAGCGCTGCAGACCGGGATCGCTTACGCCCGCGCCCGGGCCGGCGCGCGCTACTTCGTCACCTTCGACGCCGACGGCCAGCACCGCGTGGAGGACGCCGCAGAGATGGTCGAGCTGGCCCGGACCGGCGCCGCCGACGTGGTGCTCGGTTCGCGGTTCCTCGACGAGGACACATCTTCGGTCCCGTGGGTGAAGCGGATCGTACTCAGGGTTGTGGCGGCGTTGAGCCCGGCAGCGCGGCGGCTGAAGCTGACCGATGCACACAACGGCCTGCGCGTGCTCACTCGTCCGGTGGCCGACGATCTGCGAATCACGATGAACGGCATGGCCCATGCGTCGCAGATCGTCAGTTATCTGGCGCGGTCGGACTGGCGGGTCGCCGAACACCCGGTGACCATCCGCTATACCGACTACTCCCGTAGCAAGGGCCAGTCACTGGTGAACGGCGTCAACATCCTGTTCGATCTCGGAGTGCGGCAGAGGGGTGCCTGA
- a CDS encoding phosphatase PAP2 family protein: protein MEAPAVTQLDDVRALEVRALSAVQRTIGPPSVVRVARGMSLFGEHAAGWLAIGAAGALVDRTRRREWLAAAAGVAFAHGASIGVKRVVRRPRPDDPAVEVRVGTPSKLSFPSAHATSTTAAAVLFGSLLHRPLVAVLVPPMALSRLLLGVHYPSDVVAGSLLGAAVAAGACRMSRRRTR, encoded by the coding sequence CTGGAGGCTCCCGCAGTGACCCAGCTCGATGATGTACGTGCGCTGGAGGTGCGGGCGCTGAGCGCGGTGCAGCGGACCATCGGACCACCGTCCGTGGTCCGTGTGGCCCGGGGTATGTCGCTGTTCGGTGAGCATGCCGCGGGTTGGCTCGCGATCGGTGCCGCAGGCGCGCTGGTCGACCGGACCCGGCGTCGTGAGTGGCTCGCCGCCGCCGCCGGCGTGGCGTTCGCCCACGGGGCATCGATCGGCGTCAAGCGCGTGGTGCGCCGCCCACGCCCGGACGACCCGGCCGTCGAGGTCAGGGTGGGCACACCCTCGAAGTTGAGCTTCCCGTCCGCGCACGCCACGTCGACGACCGCCGCGGCTGTGCTGTTCGGCAGCCTGCTGCACCGTCCGCTGGTGGCGGTGCTGGTGCCGCCGATGGCCCTGTCGCGGCTCCTACTCGGCGTCCACTACCCCAGCGACGTGGTCGCAGGCTCCTTGCTCGGCGCCGCGGTCGCCGCGGGGGCATGCCGCATGTCCCGGAGGAGAACCCGATGA
- a CDS encoding decaprenyl-phosphate phosphoribosyltransferase gives MPHVPEENPMTSTDVPATTPVTPPARTTAGVVRGVLKTMRPRQWVKNVLVLAAPFAAGDLLQPGIGLQLVVAFVAFSLAASGIYLVNDAKDIEADRAHPTKRNRPIAAGIVPPRLAVAVAVVLLAAAVAISLVAGYQLVIVLAVYVVVQLSYCFWLKHQPVLDICIVASGFLLRAIAGGAATGIALSQWFLLVAGFGSLFMVAGKRYAEMMLAERTGAKIRKSLESYSASYLRFVWGLSATVLITTYSLWAFEIRETQHNPIWSAISIVPFVVAVLRYAVDVDNGNGGEPEEIALGDRVLQVLALAWIASLTVAVYA, from the coding sequence ATGCCGCATGTCCCGGAGGAGAACCCGATGACCAGCACCGACGTGCCGGCCACCACGCCGGTCACGCCGCCGGCCCGCACGACAGCCGGTGTGGTGCGCGGGGTGCTCAAGACGATGCGCCCGCGGCAGTGGGTCAAGAACGTCCTCGTGCTCGCGGCCCCGTTCGCCGCCGGCGACCTGCTGCAGCCCGGGATCGGTCTGCAGCTCGTCGTCGCGTTCGTGGCGTTCTCGCTGGCCGCGTCCGGGATCTACCTGGTCAACGACGCGAAGGACATCGAGGCGGACCGCGCGCACCCGACGAAGCGCAATCGGCCCATCGCCGCGGGGATCGTCCCGCCGCGGCTGGCCGTCGCCGTCGCGGTGGTGCTGCTGGCCGCCGCCGTCGCGATCAGCCTGGTCGCCGGCTACCAGCTGGTGATCGTGCTGGCCGTCTACGTCGTCGTCCAGCTGTCGTACTGCTTCTGGCTCAAGCACCAGCCCGTCCTCGACATCTGCATCGTCGCCTCCGGGTTCCTGCTCCGCGCCATCGCCGGCGGCGCGGCCACCGGCATCGCCCTGTCGCAGTGGTTCCTGCTCGTCGCCGGGTTCGGCTCGCTGTTCATGGTCGCCGGCAAGCGCTACGCCGAGATGATGCTGGCCGAGCGCACCGGCGCGAAGATCCGCAAGTCGCTGGAGAGCTACTCGGCGTCCTACCTGCGGTTCGTCTGGGGCCTCTCGGCGACCGTCCTGATCACGACCTACAGCCTGTGGGCCTTCGAGATCCGCGAGACCCAGCACAACCCGATCTGGTCGGCGATCTCGATCGTCCCGTTCGTGGTGGCGGTGCTGCGGTACGCGGTCGACGTCGACAACGGCAACGGCGGCGAGCCCGAGGAGATCGCGCTCGGTGACCGGGTGCTGCAGGTGCTGGCGCTCGCTTGGATCGCTTCGCTGACCGTCGCGGTGTATGCCTGA
- a CDS encoding glycosyltransferase family 2 protein, with amino-acid sequence MTLHVVVPYWGDPGHLFGAVASVRAQSTSDWLLTIVDDGYPGTAAAEHVGALADPRIDYTRNPERLGPNGNTYRASRLVQGEYLCMMGHDDLLEPGYAELVVARMEADPAVVVVQPGVTVIDEDGAVRGGLADRVKAAIAPGAKAPVTLDGETAARSLLAGNWLYTPSLTYRASAVEKVPFHPGIDAIHDLAFVLDLLLDGGVLAVDPTPAFRYRRHRSSDSSQRARDGIRFEQEQRYFGEVAEELRARGWTRAERAARLHLFSRLHAAKVGVDLLAARDVARAGQVLRRAVRRV; translated from the coding sequence GTGACGCTGCACGTCGTCGTCCCGTACTGGGGCGATCCCGGGCACCTCTTCGGGGCCGTGGCCAGCGTGCGTGCGCAGAGCACCTCGGACTGGTTGCTCACGATCGTCGACGACGGGTATCCGGGCACCGCGGCGGCCGAGCACGTCGGCGCGCTCGCCGACCCCCGTATCGATTACACGCGCAACCCCGAGCGGCTCGGCCCCAACGGCAACACCTACCGCGCCTCGCGCCTGGTCCAGGGCGAGTACCTCTGCATGATGGGTCACGACGACCTGCTCGAACCCGGGTACGCCGAGCTCGTCGTGGCGCGCATGGAGGCCGACCCGGCCGTCGTGGTGGTGCAGCCGGGCGTCACCGTGATCGACGAGGACGGTGCGGTGCGCGGCGGGTTGGCCGACCGGGTGAAGGCGGCGATCGCGCCTGGGGCGAAGGCGCCGGTCACGTTGGACGGGGAGACGGCCGCGCGCAGCCTGCTGGCCGGCAACTGGCTCTACACGCCGTCGCTGACCTACCGGGCCTCCGCAGTCGAGAAGGTCCCCTTCCACCCCGGGATCGACGCGATCCACGACCTCGCGTTCGTGCTGGACCTGCTGCTCGACGGGGGTGTCCTCGCCGTCGACCCGACGCCGGCGTTCCGCTACCGCCGCCACCGCTCCAGCGACTCGTCGCAGCGGGCCCGCGACGGCATCCGCTTCGAGCAGGAGCAGCGCTACTTCGGCGAGGTCGCCGAGGAGCTGCGCGCGCGGGGCTGGACCCGGGCCGAGCGGGCCGCCCGGTTGCACCTCTTCTCGCGCCTGCACGCGGCGAAGGTGGGTGTCGATCTGCTCGCCGCGCGCGACGTCGCCCGCGCCGGGCAGGTCCTGCGCCGCGCGGTGCGGCGCGTCTAG